One Paraburkholderia dioscoreae DNA segment encodes these proteins:
- a CDS encoding DUF3022 domain-containing protein, translated as MEAYQYDCANPEFEELARVISDLFPEQTQFIQRAVQEGAPMLAIHWVAMRFGAAARRTVMTVAIAPAALARYRAMPARVRGRSFAVLRAYVEASLGSLEEQYANGEAVPREITIELGDEFA; from the coding sequence ATGGAAGCTTACCAATACGACTGCGCCAATCCCGAGTTCGAGGAATTGGCGCGTGTCATCAGCGATCTGTTTCCCGAGCAGACGCAGTTCATTCAGCGCGCGGTGCAGGAAGGCGCGCCGATGCTGGCGATTCACTGGGTGGCGATGCGTTTCGGTGCGGCGGCGCGCCGTACCGTGATGACCGTGGCGATTGCACCGGCAGCATTGGCACGTTATCGCGCGATGCCCGCGCGTGTGCGCGGGCGCAGTTTTGCGGTGCTGCGCGCATATGTCGAGGCCTCGCTGGGTTCGCTGGAGGAGCAATATGCGAACGGCGAGGCGGTGCCGCGCGAAATCACGATCGAACTCGGCGACGAGTTTGCGTAA
- a CDS encoding YhfC family intramembrane metalloprotease, with protein sequence MVVAPLTLSSLALATLFVAALPFLIYRRLRRPLALKPRDAIAGVAVFALFAMVIERALNDFVLHRNEATAEFLSNPVAFVVYGALAAGICEEVGRFIGMRLLLKRAAAKSGATALAAGKTDITTDGTALTYGLGHGGAEAWLVGVLVQIQWLLFAVFENRGELDGYLSNLPTESLMRIHLILASLTPQTAGIFALERVAALVFQIGLSVLMWRGLRAGWRGILPLAIALHALVDVPAAMFQAQLVPLAAVDAVYAVGAVIVAGLLFRAFRRPGVAA encoded by the coding sequence ATGGTTGTTGCACCGCTTACCCTCTCGAGCCTCGCCCTCGCGACACTCTTCGTCGCCGCTTTGCCCTTCCTGATCTACCGCCGGCTGCGTCGGCCGCTCGCGCTCAAACCGCGCGACGCGATCGCCGGCGTCGCCGTGTTCGCGCTGTTCGCGATGGTGATCGAGCGCGCGCTGAACGACTTCGTGCTGCATCGGAACGAAGCGACGGCGGAGTTCCTGTCGAATCCGGTTGCCTTCGTGGTGTACGGCGCGCTGGCCGCGGGTATCTGCGAGGAAGTGGGGCGGTTCATCGGCATGCGGCTGCTGCTCAAACGCGCGGCGGCGAAGTCCGGCGCCACGGCGCTCGCGGCAGGCAAGACCGACATCACGACGGATGGCACCGCGCTGACCTACGGTCTCGGCCACGGCGGCGCCGAAGCGTGGCTCGTCGGCGTGCTGGTGCAGATTCAATGGCTCCTGTTCGCGGTCTTCGAAAACCGCGGCGAACTGGACGGCTACCTGAGCAATCTGCCGACTGAATCGCTGATGCGCATCCACCTGATTCTCGCCAGCCTGACGCCGCAGACCGCGGGCATTTTCGCGCTCGAACGCGTCGCCGCGCTGGTGTTCCAGATCGGTTTGTCGGTGCTGATGTGGCGCGGCTTGCGCGCCGGCTGGCGTGGGATCCTGCCGCTCGCGATCGCGTTGCACGCGTTGGTGGACGTGCCCGCCGCAATGTTCCAGGCGCAACTCGTGCCGCTCGCGGCGGTGGACGCCGTGTACGCTGTGGGGGCGGTGATCGTCGCGGGGCTGCTGTTCCGGGCGTTCAGGCGTCCCGGGGTGGCGGCTTGA
- a CDS encoding LacI family DNA-binding transcriptional regulator gives MSTTPQSMPRRATITDVAREAGTGKTSISRYLNGEISVLSPELRARIEAAIARLDYQPNQMARGLKRGRNRLIGMLLADLTNPYSIEVLQGVEAACHALGLMPLICHAANEVEMERRYLQLLTTYRVEGVIVNATGVREETLRPVGGGGIPAVLVDRLVDGLVADMVGLDNRAAAELGTRHLLDNGFDDIWFVVQPFEQVSSRQLREAAFRETMSARHAEGGNSGGEGAARGHTLVLNLADAGEVERGLAELDRAIDAAAGAAGKPARIALFAANAPVALRLALHLKARYGADWQARAALLSIDDPDWAELTGVTTIRQPTYEIGYRAVEFLHERIEGIQTTARDCLLPGELIVRASTLR, from the coding sequence ATGAGCACGACGCCGCAGTCCATGCCGCGCCGCGCGACGATCACCGACGTCGCGCGCGAAGCCGGCACCGGCAAGACCAGCATCTCGCGCTATCTGAACGGCGAGATAAGTGTGCTGTCGCCCGAACTGCGCGCACGAATCGAAGCCGCGATCGCACGTCTGGACTATCAGCCGAACCAGATGGCGCGCGGCCTCAAGCGTGGCCGCAATCGTCTGATCGGCATGCTGCTGGCCGACCTGACCAATCCCTACTCGATCGAAGTGCTGCAAGGTGTCGAAGCGGCATGTCACGCGCTCGGCCTGATGCCGCTGATCTGCCATGCGGCCAACGAAGTCGAGATGGAGCGGCGCTATCTGCAACTGCTCACCACGTACCGGGTGGAAGGCGTGATCGTCAACGCAACCGGCGTGCGCGAGGAAACGCTGCGGCCGGTGGGCGGCGGCGGGATTCCGGCGGTGCTGGTCGACCGTCTGGTGGACGGACTGGTCGCGGATATGGTCGGTCTCGACAACCGGGCGGCGGCCGAACTCGGCACGCGGCATCTGCTGGACAATGGTTTCGACGATATCTGGTTCGTCGTCCAGCCTTTCGAGCAGGTCAGCTCGCGGCAATTGCGTGAAGCAGCGTTTCGCGAGACGATGAGCGCCCGGCATGCCGAAGGTGGCAATAGCGGCGGCGAGGGCGCGGCACGCGGTCACACGCTTGTGCTGAACCTCGCGGACGCAGGCGAGGTCGAGCGCGGCCTGGCCGAACTGGACCGGGCAATCGACGCGGCCGCCGGCGCCGCGGGCAAGCCCGCGCGGATTGCCCTGTTCGCCGCCAACGCACCCGTCGCATTGCGTCTCGCGTTGCATCTGAAGGCGCGCTATGGAGCCGACTGGCAAGCCCGCGCCGCGCTGCTCTCCATCGACGACCCCGACTGGGCCGAATTGACCGGCGTCACGACGATCCGCCAGCCGACCTACGAGATCGGCTACCGTGCGGTCGAGTTCCTGCATGAGCGCATCGAAGGTATTCAGACCACCGCGCGCGACTGCTTGCTGCCGGGCGAATTGATCGTGCGCGCCTCCACTTTGCGCTGA
- a CDS encoding 2-hydroxyacid dehydrogenase, translating into MKKIVAWKPLPEDVLAYLQQHAQVVQVDAAQHDTFVAALKDADGGIGSSVKITPAMLEGATRLKALSTISVGFDQFDVADLTRRGIVLAHTPDVLTESTADTVFSLILASARRVVELADWVKAGHWQHSIGPAQFGVDVQGKTLGIVGLGRIGGAVARRAALGFNMKVLYTNRSANPQAEAAYGARRVGLAELLATSDFVCLQVPLTAETKHLIGAAELKSMKKSAILINASRGATVDEAALIEALQKGTIHGAGLDVFETEPLPADSPLLKLANVVALPHIGSATHETRHAMARNAAENLVAALDGTLAVNVVNREVLAA; encoded by the coding sequence ATGAAGAAGATCGTCGCCTGGAAACCGTTGCCTGAAGATGTGCTCGCGTATCTGCAACAGCACGCGCAGGTCGTGCAGGTCGACGCCGCGCAGCACGACACGTTCGTGGCCGCGCTGAAAGACGCGGACGGCGGTATCGGTTCGAGCGTGAAGATCACGCCGGCAATGCTCGAAGGCGCGACCCGGCTCAAGGCGTTGTCGACCATCTCGGTGGGCTTCGACCAGTTCGACGTGGCCGATCTCACGCGCCGCGGCATCGTGCTCGCGCACACGCCGGACGTGCTGACCGAATCGACCGCGGACACGGTGTTCTCGCTGATCCTCGCTTCGGCGCGGCGAGTGGTGGAACTCGCCGATTGGGTAAAGGCAGGGCACTGGCAGCACAGCATCGGGCCGGCGCAGTTCGGCGTCGACGTGCAGGGCAAGACGCTCGGCATCGTCGGGCTCGGGCGGATCGGCGGCGCGGTGGCGCGGCGTGCGGCGCTCGGCTTCAACATGAAGGTGCTGTACACCAACCGCAGCGCGAACCCGCAGGCTGAAGCAGCTTACGGCGCGCGGCGCGTTGGCCTGGCGGAACTGCTCGCCACCTCCGACTTCGTCTGCCTGCAAGTGCCGCTCACGGCAGAGACGAAGCATCTGATCGGCGCGGCCGAACTCAAGTCGATGAAGAAGAGTGCGATCCTGATCAACGCCTCGCGCGGCGCGACCGTCGACGAAGCGGCGCTGATCGAAGCCCTACAAAAGGGCACGATCCACGGCGCCGGTCTCGACGTGTTCGAGACCGAGCCGCTGCCGGCCGACTCGCCGCTCCTGAAGCTCGCGAATGTGGTCGCGCTGCCGCATATCGGTTCGGCGACTCACGAAACCCGGCACGCGATGGCGCGCAACGCGGCGGAAAACCTCGTCGCCGCGCTGGACGGCACGCTGGCCGTCAATGTCGTCAACCGCGAAGTGCTCGCCGCATGA
- a CDS encoding MFS transporter has product MTSSLAIRRWWTIMPIVFITYSLAYLDRANFGFASAAGINQDLGISKGLSSLIGALFFLGYFFFQIPGAIYAERRSVKKLVFWSLILWGGCAALTGMVSNIASLMVIRFVLGVVEAAVMPAMLIFISNWFTKSERSRANTFLILGNPVTVLWMSVVSGYLVHSFGWRHMFIAEGAPAIIWAVIWWFIVQDKPQQVSWLTQQQKDDLAETLRAEQAAIKPVRNYSEAFKTPAVIKLCAQYFCWSIGVYGFVLWLPSILKNGSTLGMVETGWLSALPYLAATIAMLAASWASDKLNRRKVFVWPFLLIGAVAFAASYALGSAHFWLSYALLVIAGAAMYAPYGPFFAIVPELLPKNVAGGAMALINSMGALGSFVGSYVVGYLNGATGSPAASYAFMSVALIAAVILTLVVKPQPQALNSAPPLATPLQGK; this is encoded by the coding sequence ATGACCTCATCGCTTGCGATTCGCCGCTGGTGGACGATCATGCCGATCGTATTCATCACGTACAGCCTCGCCTATCTGGATCGCGCGAACTTCGGGTTCGCGTCGGCCGCCGGCATCAACCAGGATCTCGGCATCAGCAAGGGGCTGTCGTCGCTGATCGGCGCGCTGTTCTTCCTCGGCTATTTCTTCTTCCAGATTCCCGGCGCCATCTACGCGGAACGCCGCAGCGTCAAGAAGCTCGTGTTCTGGAGCCTGATTCTGTGGGGCGGATGCGCGGCGCTGACCGGCATGGTCAGCAACATTGCGTCGCTGATGGTGATCCGCTTCGTGCTCGGCGTGGTCGAAGCCGCGGTCATGCCGGCCATGCTGATTTTCATCAGCAACTGGTTCACCAAGAGCGAGCGCTCGCGCGCCAACACGTTCCTGATTCTCGGCAATCCGGTGACGGTGCTGTGGATGTCAGTGGTGTCGGGCTATCTGGTGCATTCGTTCGGCTGGCGTCACATGTTCATCGCCGAAGGCGCGCCCGCGATCATCTGGGCGGTGATCTGGTGGTTCATCGTGCAGGACAAGCCGCAGCAGGTGTCGTGGCTCACGCAGCAGCAGAAGGACGACCTCGCCGAAACGCTGCGCGCAGAGCAGGCCGCGATCAAACCGGTGCGCAACTATAGCGAGGCCTTTAAAACGCCCGCGGTGATCAAGCTGTGCGCGCAATATTTCTGCTGGAGCATCGGCGTGTATGGCTTCGTGCTGTGGTTGCCGTCGATCCTGAAGAACGGTTCGACGCTCGGCATGGTCGAAACCGGCTGGCTCTCGGCGCTGCCGTACCTCGCCGCAACCATCGCAATGCTTGCAGCTTCGTGGGCATCGGATAAACTCAACCGCCGTAAAGTATTCGTGTGGCCGTTTCTGCTGATCGGCGCGGTGGCGTTCGCGGCTTCGTATGCGCTCGGCTCCGCGCATTTCTGGCTTTCATATGCGTTGCTGGTGATCGCCGGTGCCGCGATGTACGCGCCGTATGGCCCGTTCTTCGCGATCGTGCCGGAGCTGCTGCCGAAGAACGTCGCGGGCGGCGCGATGGCGCTGATCAACAGCATGGGCGCCCTCGGTTCGTTCGTCGGCTCGTATGTGGTCGGTTATCTGAACGGCGCCACCGGTTCGCCCGCCGCGTCGTATGCGTTCATGAGCGTGGCGCTGATTGCTGCCGTGATTCTGACGCTGGTCGTCAAACCGCAGCCGCAAGCGCTGAACAGTGCGCCGCCGCTCGCCACCCCGTTGCAAGGAAAATAA
- a CDS encoding sugar kinase: protein MSNTGAALDVITYGEAMAMFVAAETGRLAGVGQFTKRIAGADLNVAIGLSRLGFKVGWMSRVGNDSFGQYVRDTLTKESIDQRCVTTDERYPTGFQLKSRNDDGSDPAVEYFRRGSAASHLSLDDYAADYVLPARHLHLTGVAPAISASSRELAFHLAREMRSAGKTISFDPNLRPTLWPSRAAMVEGLNALAALADWVLPGIGEGEILTGYTQPDDIAKFYLDHGARGVIIKLGAQGAYFRTADDAALIAGQPVAKVVDTVGAGDGFAVGVVSALLEGKSLPQAVARGNRIGALAIQVIGDSEGLPGRAELDALESADATSIAAAA from the coding sequence ATGAGCAACACAGGCGCAGCACTCGATGTCATCACCTACGGCGAAGCAATGGCCATGTTCGTGGCCGCCGAAACCGGCCGGCTCGCGGGCGTCGGCCAGTTCACGAAGCGCATTGCCGGCGCCGATCTGAACGTGGCGATCGGCCTGTCGCGGCTGGGCTTCAAGGTGGGCTGGATGAGCCGCGTCGGCAACGATTCGTTCGGTCAGTACGTGCGCGACACCTTGACAAAAGAAAGCATCGACCAGCGCTGCGTAACCACCGACGAGCGCTATCCCACCGGCTTCCAGTTGAAGTCCAGAAACGACGACGGCAGTGACCCGGCGGTCGAATATTTCCGCAGAGGGTCGGCGGCGAGCCATCTGTCGCTGGACGACTACGCGGCGGACTACGTGTTGCCGGCGCGCCATCTGCATCTGACCGGCGTCGCGCCCGCGATTTCGGCGAGCTCGCGCGAACTCGCGTTCCATCTGGCGCGCGAAATGCGTTCTGCCGGCAAGACGATTTCCTTCGACCCGAATCTGCGCCCGACGCTATGGCCGTCGCGCGCCGCAATGGTCGAAGGCCTGAACGCGCTGGCCGCGCTGGCCGACTGGGTGCTGCCCGGCATCGGCGAGGGCGAGATCCTGACCGGCTATACGCAGCCCGACGACATCGCGAAGTTCTATCTGGACCATGGCGCGCGCGGCGTGATCATCAAGCTCGGCGCGCAGGGCGCGTACTTCCGCACCGCCGACGACGCCGCGCTGATCGCCGGCCAGCCGGTCGCAAAGGTCGTGGATACGGTCGGCGCGGGCGATGGTTTCGCCGTCGGCGTGGTCAGTGCGTTGCTCGAAGGTAAGTCGCTGCCGCAAGCCGTGGCGCGCGGCAACCGTATCGGCGCGCTGGCGATTCAGGTGATCGGCGATTCGGAGGGGCTGCCGGGCCGCGCCGAACTCGACGCGCTCGAATCGGCCGACGCGACGTCCATCGCCGCCGCGGCTTGA
- a CDS encoding TIM barrel protein, giving the protein MADAVDVVIVASAFGMDAVRTDGHLKWAQASRQAGAAGFEVRRELFGDETDATPHNLRVLGRQIADLGLWSVYSTPASLYTAQGKLDADALRLSIEEAIALGARFVKLQLGGFAADANAAVIADHLRCAELRLVVENGQLAEGGSLAQFTGLFDALTREGHAGLLGMTFDIGNWAWRDVAPLDAAAPLAAHVEYIHCKTAVGEGARRFPAAPAADDAQFAAVLDHLPRHVPRGIEFPFDASCVETDAAHYVAWLAAA; this is encoded by the coding sequence ATGGCTGACGCAGTAGACGTGGTGATCGTCGCAAGCGCATTCGGGATGGACGCGGTCCGCACGGACGGCCACCTGAAGTGGGCGCAAGCGAGCCGGCAGGCCGGCGCGGCGGGCTTCGAAGTGCGCCGCGAACTGTTCGGCGACGAAACCGACGCCACGCCGCACAATCTGCGCGTGCTCGGCAGGCAGATTGCGGACCTGGGTTTGTGGTCGGTGTATTCCACGCCGGCTTCGCTTTACACCGCGCAAGGCAAACTCGACGCCGACGCGTTGCGCCTCTCGATCGAAGAAGCGATCGCGCTCGGCGCGCGCTTCGTGAAGTTGCAGCTCGGTGGTTTTGCCGCCGACGCCAATGCCGCCGTGATCGCCGATCACCTGCGCTGCGCGGAGTTGCGGCTCGTGGTCGAGAACGGGCAATTGGCGGAGGGCGGCTCGCTCGCGCAGTTCACCGGCCTGTTCGATGCGCTGACGCGCGAAGGTCACGCCGGCCTGCTCGGCATGACCTTCGACATCGGCAACTGGGCATGGCGCGACGTCGCGCCGCTCGACGCCGCCGCACCGCTGGCGGCGCACGTGGAATACATCCACTGCAAGACGGCGGTGGGCGAGGGAGCACGGCGCTTTCCCGCCGCGCCGGCCGCCGACGACGCTCAATTCGCCGCGGTGCTCGACCATCTGCCGCGCCATGTGCCGCGCGGCATCGAATTTCCGTTTGATGCGAGTTGCGTCGAGACGGACGCGGCGCATTACGTTGCGTGGCTGGCCGCTGCGTGA
- a CDS encoding LysR family transcriptional regulator encodes MTPDQLITFAAVAEHRNISRAAVALHLSQPAVSGQLRQLQDEFGEPLYQRDGRGVRLTPAGEQLASYATRLRDTWRQAHAYRDALRGLEQGTLRIGASTTPASYLLPYLIADFHRRYPDVTLHTADGNTTEIVSALGSVDIALIEGPVGEDLPPDTAVHAWREDEIVAIMPRSHPLAQLGDGGPPDLAAFGKHPLVLREAGSGVRQIVERAFARAGVPMRVALEIAGVEGVKEAVRAGMGIGFVSAMSMRHEDRALCLLSLSPEPLTRRLSILVPHASAPSRVVERFLALCLGDGP; translated from the coding sequence ATGACCCCGGACCAACTTATAACGTTTGCCGCTGTCGCCGAGCATCGCAATATCAGCCGGGCGGCTGTGGCGCTGCATCTGTCGCAGCCGGCCGTGTCCGGCCAGTTGCGGCAGTTGCAGGACGAGTTCGGCGAGCCGCTCTATCAGCGCGACGGCCGCGGCGTGCGCCTGACACCGGCGGGCGAGCAGCTCGCCAGTTACGCCACGCGGCTGCGCGACACCTGGCGGCAGGCGCACGCGTACCGCGACGCTTTGCGCGGCCTAGAGCAGGGCACCTTGCGGATCGGCGCGAGCACCACGCCGGCGAGCTACCTGCTGCCGTATCTGATCGCCGACTTTCATCGCCGTTATCCGGACGTGACGCTGCATACCGCGGACGGCAATACCACCGAGATCGTCAGCGCGCTCGGGTCGGTGGATATCGCGTTGATCGAAGGGCCGGTCGGCGAGGATCTGCCGCCGGACACCGCCGTGCATGCCTGGCGCGAAGACGAAATCGTCGCGATCATGCCGCGCTCGCATCCGTTGGCGCAGTTGGGCGACGGCGGCCCGCCCGACCTGGCGGCCTTCGGCAAGCATCCACTGGTGTTGCGCGAGGCGGGCTCGGGCGTGCGGCAGATCGTCGAGCGGGCGTTCGCGCGGGCGGGCGTGCCGATGCGCGTGGCGCTGGAGATCGCGGGCGTGGAAGGCGTGAAGGAAGCGGTGCGGGCGGGCATGGGCATCGGCTTCGTCTCGGCGATGTCGATGCGCCACGAAGACCGCGCGCTATGCCTGCTGTCGCTGAGCCCGGAGCCGCTCACCCGGCGGCTGTCGATTCTCGTGCCCCATGCGAGCGCGCCGTCGCGGGTCGTGGAGCGTTTTCTCGCGCTGTGTCTTGGCGACGGACCTTGA
- a CDS encoding YeiH family protein, whose translation MSTAHLTASSTTPAESSARGQLNGILFVALFAAAVTRIAEIPAIAGLGLSPLIVGIVAGAIYGNALRDGMPASWAAGVNFSARKLLRIAVAFFGLRVSLQEIAQVGVPGLAESVLIVVSTLVIGTWAGMKIMKLDRDTALLTAAGSAICGAAAVLAFESTLQSKPHKSAMAVGSVVLFGTLSMFLYPVLFKAGWLHLDTVGAGLFFGGTIHEVAQVVGAASNVSPEATHIATIVKMTRVMLLVPVLLVVGMWVNRSARRSAASASTQDGVHSHAPRKLAIPWFALGFLAFVVINSLHVLPQAATSTLNTLDTFALTMAMTALGIETRISQIRQAGPRALTTGFILYVWLIAGGLGITWTVQRLFG comes from the coding sequence ATGTCTACCGCTCATCTCACCGCTTCCAGTACGACGCCTGCCGAGTCCTCCGCCCGGGGCCAACTCAACGGCATTCTATTCGTCGCGCTGTTCGCCGCCGCCGTCACCCGGATCGCCGAGATTCCCGCTATTGCCGGATTGGGCCTGAGCCCGCTGATCGTCGGCATCGTGGCGGGCGCCATTTACGGCAACGCGCTGCGCGACGGCATGCCCGCCAGTTGGGCGGCGGGCGTCAACTTTTCGGCGCGCAAGCTGCTGCGCATCGCAGTCGCGTTCTTCGGGCTGCGCGTCAGCCTGCAGGAAATCGCTCAGGTCGGCGTGCCCGGCCTCGCGGAATCCGTGCTGATCGTGGTGAGCACGCTCGTGATCGGCACGTGGGCGGGCATGAAGATCATGAAGCTCGACCGCGACACGGCCTTGCTGACCGCCGCGGGCAGCGCGATCTGCGGCGCCGCCGCCGTGCTCGCCTTCGAATCGACGCTGCAATCGAAGCCGCACAAGAGCGCAATGGCCGTGGGCAGCGTGGTGCTGTTCGGCACGCTTTCGATGTTCCTGTACCCGGTTCTGTTCAAGGCAGGCTGGCTGCATCTGGACACGGTCGGCGCTGGCCTCTTTTTCGGCGGCACGATCCATGAAGTGGCGCAGGTGGTCGGCGCGGCCAGCAACGTGAGCCCGGAAGCGACGCACATTGCCACCATCGTCAAGATGACCCGCGTGATGCTGCTGGTGCCGGTGCTGCTCGTGGTAGGCATGTGGGTGAACCGCTCCGCGCGCCGCAGCGCCGCTTCGGCCAGTACGCAAGACGGCGTCCACAGCCACGCACCGCGCAAACTGGCGATTCCCTGGTTCGCGCTCGGCTTCCTCGCCTTCGTCGTGATCAACTCGTTGCATGTGCTGCCGCAAGCCGCGACCAGCACGCTCAACACGCTGGACACCTTCGCGCTGACCATGGCCATGACCGCGCTCGGCATCGAAACACGCATTTCGCAGATCCGTCAGGCCGGCCCCCGTGCACTGACCACCGGCTTCATTCTGTATGTGTGGCTGATTGCCGGCGGACTGGGTATTACATGGACTGTCCAGCGCCTGTTCGGCTAA
- a CDS encoding glutathione S-transferase, with protein sequence MSLELYYWDGLQGRGEFVRLALEEAGADYVEVARGEPSKGLGTKAMMSVMKSKDEPYPPFAPPFLKDGDLVISQTANILLYLGPRLNLAPTVDSLRYVANGLQLTIADLVTEAHDTHHPLASSLYYEDQKDAAKVRAHDFIDNRIPKFMSYFERVLKQNPAGDQFMVGDTLTYVDLSMFQLIDGLLYAFPRALKRFGEHYPRLAALHDRVIGRPNIAAYLQSERRIEHNEACIFRHYPELDKAAT encoded by the coding sequence ATGAGTCTGGAACTTTACTATTGGGACGGCCTGCAGGGCCGCGGCGAATTCGTGCGGCTCGCGCTGGAAGAAGCCGGCGCCGACTACGTGGAAGTGGCACGCGGCGAACCGTCGAAAGGTCTCGGCACGAAGGCGATGATGTCGGTGATGAAGAGCAAGGACGAGCCGTATCCGCCGTTTGCGCCGCCGTTTCTGAAAGACGGCGATCTGGTGATCTCGCAGACCGCCAACATCCTGCTCTATCTCGGCCCGAGGCTGAATCTCGCGCCCACGGTGGACAGCCTGCGGTATGTCGCCAACGGCCTGCAACTGACGATTGCCGACCTCGTCACCGAAGCCCACGACACCCACCACCCGCTCGCCAGCTCGCTTTATTACGAAGATCAGAAAGACGCCGCCAAAGTGCGCGCGCACGACTTCATCGACAACCGCATTCCGAAGTTCATGTCGTACTTCGAGCGCGTACTCAAGCAGAATCCGGCCGGCGACCAATTCATGGTGGGCGACACGCTCACTTACGTCGACCTGTCCATGTTCCAGCTTATCGACGGCTTGCTGTACGCGTTTCCACGCGCGCTCAAACGTTTCGGCGAGCACTACCCGCGGCTCGCCGCGCTGCACGACAGGGTGATCGGGCGGCCGAACATCGCCGCGTATCTGCAGTCCGAGCGGCGCATCGAACATAACGAGGCCTGCATCTTCCGGCACTACCCGGAACTCGACAAGGCGGCCACTTGA